From one Streptococcus oralis genomic stretch:
- the yidC gene encoding membrane protein insertase YidC, whose amino-acid sequence MKSIKRFALSAMGVAMLLVLSGCVQVDKATGQPTGLIWNTIGAPMAEAIKYFATDKGLGFGVAIIIVTIIVRLIILPLGIYQSWKATLHSEKMNALKHVLEPHQTRLKEATTQEEKLEAQQALWDAQKEHGISMFGGVGCFPILIQMPFFSAIYFAAQYTDGVASSTFLGINLGSPSMILVAFAGILYYLQSLLSLHGVEDEMQREQLKKMIYMSPLMIVVFSFFAPASVTLYWVVGGFMMILQQFIVNYVVRPKLRKKVREEFAKNPPKASSFSTGGGRKDVTPNQATAIMTNKKHKKRNAGKQHSRK is encoded by the coding sequence CTCTCTGCTATGGGAGTGGCTATGCTACTCGTCTTGTCAGGCTGTGTCCAAGTAGACAAAGCAACAGGACAACCCACAGGATTGATTTGGAATACCATCGGAGCACCTATGGCTGAAGCCATCAAGTACTTCGCTACTGATAAAGGTCTAGGCTTTGGTGTGGCTATCATTATCGTAACCATTATCGTGCGCTTGATTATCTTGCCACTTGGTATCTACCAATCATGGAAGGCAACACTTCACTCTGAGAAGATGAATGCCCTCAAACACGTGCTTGAACCACATCAAACACGTCTCAAAGAGGCAACAACTCAGGAAGAAAAACTAGAGGCTCAACAAGCTCTCTGGGATGCTCAGAAAGAACACGGCATCAGCATGTTCGGTGGAGTAGGATGTTTCCCTATCCTCATTCAAATGCCTTTCTTCTCTGCTATCTACTTTGCAGCCCAGTACACTGATGGTGTAGCTAGCTCTACCTTCTTGGGTATCAATCTTGGTTCACCAAGTATGATCCTTGTCGCCTTCGCTGGTATCCTCTACTATCTCCAGTCACTTCTCTCACTTCATGGAGTAGAAGACGAGATGCAAAGAGAACAGCTCAAGAAAATGATTTACATGAGCCCACTCATGATTGTCGTCTTCTCCTTCTTCGCACCAGCAAGTGTGACGCTTTACTGGGTTGTCGGTGGTTTCATGATGATTCTCCAACAGTTCATCGTTAACTATGTTGTTCGTCCAAAACTTCGCAAAAAAGTTCGTGAAGAATTTGCCAAAAATCCACCAAAAGCAAGTTCATTTTCAACTGGAGGCGGACGCAAAGATGTCACTCCAAACCAAGCAACTGCGATCATGACCAATAAGAAACATAAAAA